A genome region from Gossypium hirsutum isolate 1008001.06 chromosome A04, Gossypium_hirsutum_v2.1, whole genome shotgun sequence includes the following:
- the LOC107948871 gene encoding protein SLOW GREEN 1, chloroplastic, with the protein MESFATLHCRHQPLHLSFIHHRPYFHKPIFSLSFRASSSFKLSSIRASSSSTPFFEPPKPSPSLLKTTCITVTAAAALFFARFYQKPALAAVTTPIVETATRESMVSLEEQEKTLVQKLGKTPNDVETLRSLMEVRIKLKKLQQAIDVIERLIRLEPQDPEWPMLRAQIHSYAGNFELAKKEFEEILAKDPDRVEAFHGLVMAYSDSGQKLKELEKRIEGAMEKCKKEKKNKDFRDFKLLIAQIRVIEGRHSEALKVYEGLVKEEPKDFRPYLCMGIIYTLLKKKAEAEKQFEKFRKLVPKNHPYREYFVDNMIATRLFAEKAEREGAVKR; encoded by the coding sequence ATGGAGTCTTTTGCTACGTTACACTGCCGTCACCAACCTCTCCACCTCTCTTTCATTCACCACCGTCCCTATTTCCATAAACCCATCTTCTCTCTTTCATTCAGGGCTTCGTCTTCGTTCAAATTATCCTCCATCAGGGCTTCCTCTTCCTCCACTCCCTTCTTTGAACCCCCAAAGCCTTCGCCTTCGCTCCTTAAAACCACCTGCATTACCGTCACCGCTGCTGCCGCGCTTTTCTTCGCCCGCTTCTACCAGAAACCCGCTCTCGCCGCCGTGACGACACCCATCGTGGAGACCGCCACGAGGGAATCGATGGTCTCCTTAGAAGAGCAAGAGAAAACCCTGGTACAAAAATTAGGGAAGACTCCGAATGACGTTGAAACGCTGCGGTCTCTGATGGAGGTCCGGATCAAATTAAAGAAACTGCAGCAAGCTATCGATGTTATCGAGCGTTTGATTCGTCTCGAACCCCAAGACCCGGAATGGCCCATGTTAAGAGCCCAAATTCATAGCTACGCTGGCAATTTCGAGCTAGCCAAGAAGGAGTTCGAAGAAATATTGGCTAAAGACCCAGATCGGGTGGAAGCTTTTCACGGCCTTGTAATGGCTTATTCGGATTCGGGTCAGAAATTGAAAGAACTGGAAAAAAGAATTGAAGGGGCAATGGAGAAGTgcaagaaagagaagaagaataAAGATTTCAGGGATTTCAAGCTATTAATCGCTCAAATTCGGGTCATTGAAGGGAGACATTCAGAAGCTTTGAAGGTTTATGAAGGTTTGGTTAAGGAGGAACCAAAGGATTTTAGGCCATATTTGTGTATGGGGATTATCTACACGTTACTGAAGAAGAAAGCTGAAGCTGAGAAACAGTTTGAAAAGTTCAGGAAACTTGTTCCTAAGAATCACCCTTACAGGGAGTACTTTGTTGATAACATGATCGCCACTAGGCTTTTCGCCGAAAAAGCCGAAAGGGAAGGTGCAGTGAAGCGTTGA
- the LOC107948872 gene encoding uncharacterized protein — MNMDDSSASYIHMVHHLIEECLIFNMSKEECMEALSKHASVKPVITSTVWNELEKENKEFFEAYTRNRDQRATDMEKRGRIQFREKGNKD, encoded by the exons ATGAACATGGATGACTCTTCTGCTTCATACATCCATATG GTGCATCATCTGATAGAAGAGTGTTTGATATTCAACATGAGCAAAGAAGAGTGCATGGAAGCTTTGTCTAAGCATGCAAGTGTTAAACCAGTCATTACTTCAACAG TTTGGAATGAGTTGGAAAAAGAGAATAAGGAGTTCTTTGAGGCTTACACAAGAAACAGAGACCAAAGAGCTACAGACATGGAGAAAAGGGGAAGGATCCAGTTCAGGGAGAAAGGAAATAAGGACTAA